GAACTCTCTTCAATTAGTATTCTGGGGCAGAATTGCCAACCCCAATGTTGGAACCACTTCTGGAAGAGACTTTGCCAAACATGTAAAAATATGTTGTCTTTGAAGTAGAAGTGTTTTATCTTTGAAGTTTAATTTTGTTGTCAATTGTTCTTTGATTCATTGAACTCAAAACTTTGTCCATTGTTGGAAAGCCTAAACTTAGCCTTGATGTCTAGGGTCATTTTACGGTTCTTAATTAGCATAAGAAAAGCTATTCAGAAAAATGAGAACCAAGTTTTCCTATATCAAATCTACATTACCAAATAATGAAATTTACAATTTAGCGACAACAAAAAGGTCTATATATATAAAGTTGTATATATGTAAACAAACTCTTTGTATAGAAGGAAGCAGGGGCATAGCTAGAATAATATTTTTATGGGTGCAAAATCTCATAATTGACAAATGGAGGGCTGGAACCTAAAACAACATGGGTGCACAACTTCATCAAACCATATCACCTACCTAATTTCTTTGTATTTTTACATAGTAAACTGATATTATTAATTATATTATGGGGGAACTTGCCACCATAATGGACGCCTTGGCTTTTCCCCTGGAAGGAAGTAGAGACTTTGCAGATTAGTCACATGCAAAATTTATCAAAGATTTACACCCCCAAAAAAAGTTTATCAAAGATGTCGAGGGTCTTCCTTAGTGGGACATCCGGTACAAGACAATAAAAGCTAAAAGCACCTTAAAACTTTTTTTAGGCGGCCGAAAATTTAATGGGCCCAATTAAGACCCAAATTTCACTTATAGGGCCATTTATTTTGTAAGTGACAGAGAAAAAAGAGACGCAGGAGGGATATACAGGAGAAAAAAGAGACTGTGAAGAAGAAGAGAATGAGAAGGATATTTACGGTGGAGCTTGAAGGAAGATGGGGCCGGCCCAATAATGTTTTGGACCTTCGGACAAAAAAAAATTTTAATTTCCGAATTATTGTTTTTCTTAAAAAAATCTGATAGATATATGTTTTTTTTTAAAATACCAGAATTATTTTTAAAAATAAATCTATGAAAATAAAAAAAATATTTCATATAAACAAATTTGTGCTCTTTTTTTTATTTTTAATATAAAAATACATGTATTTTTAAAAAAATCGGGTCAACAAATTGGGTCCGGGCAGTCGGACGCTCACCCCCTATCTAAGCCGGCCCTGGGGAAGATCTTACAGATGGAGGTTTTGCAGAACCCATCTTGCTCTCCCCGATGATCTTATTTCCAAGGTACACCTCTCCTTCTTCAAAGCTTAAGTAGTAGATATTTACAAGTTCTCCCCTTCCGGCGAGTTATATAAACTATCTATTTGCAGCGTAGCTCCATAAAATTATTTTGTGAAGAGATAGGATAGTTTAATTACTAATATAAATTCTCAGACTTTGTGTTTTCTCTTCTGGGTTTAAGAGGTAAAGATTGGATGAATAAAGTAGCTGAAGAAACGGTTTGAGAGAACTGAGAAGTTTATATTTGAAGTACTTAGAGTTACTTCTACTTAAAGCTATTGTGTAATAATAATTAGATGAAACTTTATCATTGGAGTATTGGAAATTGAGAGTATTTTAGCTTATGGTATAGTTTTTGTTTTGCTTTGAATCTAACCATTGAGTATTTGACTAATTTTTTTTGTGGCAGTCTTTCCATTGCCGGAGAGGAAAGGCTTACCTCTTCAATCGTTCGTAAGTATAAACTTCCTCCATGTGTTTATAAGACTTGCCCTGTTTCTTCAATGTCAAGCAGTGTAGATTTCTGCTTGTCTTCGTGGCAATGCTATCCTGTTGCCATCAACGCATCAAACTTAAAGATGAAACTGACTTTGAGCTTTTACATTTTCTGAATCTTGCTGATTACTTAAAATTACTGTTTCCTCTAATGCACCGTTACCCTTTTCATATTTCTCTAATGCTAAGTTTTAATTTTTCTAGAGTGAACATAAGTATGAGTCCTTTAGAGGAAAGGATGATGCTTTCAGGTATGCACACCGTTGCTGATATTTTCTGCTGTTGCTGCGGACAGAATGTTGGCTGGAAATATGTAAGTCTCACTTCCAGGTTTTTTGGGAGCGGTTTCTTGTTTCTCACATTGTTTCTTTCTTTGTTTGGTAGGAATCAGCGCATGAGAAAGAACAGAAATATAAAGAAGGCAAATTTGTTCTGGAAAGGTAACCAGCTTCTCCTCTGAAAAGTTTCTGTTTGTCCAATTGTCCATAGTTTCAGTCATAAACTTGGGGTTTTGTTGCAATCCTTTTCAGAGGAAGGATCATGGATGAAAACATCAACAGAGGTTTGCATCGATAC
This genomic interval from Brassica oleracea var. oleracea cultivar TO1000 chromosome C2, BOL, whole genome shotgun sequence contains the following:
- the LOC106325637 gene encoding LOW QUALITY PROTEIN: protein yippee-like At5g53940 (The sequence of the model RefSeq protein was modified relative to this genomic sequence to represent the inferred CDS: deleted 1 base in 1 codon); translated protein: RVNKLGPGSRTLTPYLSRPWGRSYRWRFCRTHLALPDDLISKSFHCRRGKAYLFNRSVNISMSPLEERMMLSGMHTVADIFCCCCGQNVGWKYESAHEKEQKYKEGKFVLERGRIMDETSTEVCIDTRSETEDS